A single window of Nicotiana sylvestris chromosome 5, ASM39365v2, whole genome shotgun sequence DNA harbors:
- the LOC104223318 gene encoding F-box protein At5g07610-like isoform X2, with product MVEERHMHKRLAATAAVDVIAGNADLLSQILLHLPARSLIRFSPVCKLWFSIITSMQFRLSHSRTLAFSNTLTPSGIYFYNCLTNLQKVESLPLTANVTSLPPLQLVDHMAATLGDTLKDLQVKDTQVKITQSCNGLLMCVITCKTGVSNIRRGIVYNPANKGCHLLPTPYDNKYSEVVCYNLIVDPLEPPYYKAVRIKHVNTYSSNIEVSVYVPGSESWRSCCRFSRPFGMHFDSGVFWNGAIHWIGEYSFISFDVKSEEIAMKNMPARPQGDCTQKIRYFGEWGGHLHLIQVQSLHAKKFIVLELDKDTWRWSVKYRVHLARLISAFPEMVQQTSSGTQYAFSILSVIRGEKEEDSVLLLTIPGKLIAYNLVLKTVEVVRELPGEIGISCEDLFKNARKLNFKS from the exons ATGGTAGAGGAGAGACACATGCATAAAAGACTTGCTGCTACTGCAGCGGTAGATGTCATTGCTGGAAATGCAGACCTTCTATCTCAGATTCTACTCCATTTGCCTGCAAGATCTCTCATCAGGTTCAGTCCAGTATGCAAACTTTGGTTCTCAATCATTACCAGTATGCAATTTAGGCTCAGTCATAGTCGTACTCTTGCATTTTCTAATACTCTAACCCCGTCTGGGATCTACTTTTACAATTGCCTAACCAATCTCCAAAAAGTTGAATCCCTTCCACTCACTGCTAATGTAACTAGCCTCCCTCCTCTTCAACTAGTTGACCACATGGCTGCAACATTAGGAGATACACTCAAGGATCTGCAAGTCAAGGATACGCAAGTCAAGATTACACAATCTTGCAATGGCCTGTTAATGTGTGTGATCACTTGCAAAACCGGTGTAAGTAATATCAGACGTGGTATTGTTTACAATCCTGCAAATAAAGGGTGTCATTTATTGCCTACACCCTATGATAACAAATATTCTGAAGTGGTCTGTTATAATCTGATAGTTGATCCTTTAGAACCACCATATTACAAAGCTGTGCGTATTAAGCATGTAAATACCTATTCTTCGAATATCGAAGTGAGTGTGTATGTGCCAGGGAGTGAGTCATGGAGATCTTGTTGTCGTTTCTCTCGACCCTTTGGTATGCACTTTGACAGTGGAGTGTTTTGGAATGGTGCAATTCATTGGATTGGTGAATACTCCTTCATTTCCTTTGATGTTAAATCAGAGGAAATTGCCATGAAAAATATGCCAGCAAGGCCTCAGGGAGATTGTACCCAAAAGATTAGGTATTTTGGGGAATGGGGCGGCCATTTGCATCTTATTCAGGTTCAAAGCCTACATGCCAAGAAATTTATTGTGCTTGAGTTAGACAAAGATACCTGGAGGTGGTCAGTAAAATATCGTGTTCATCTTGCTCGGTTAATTTCAGCATTTCCTGAGATGGTTCAGCAGACATCATCTGGCACACAATATGCATTTTCCATTTTGTCAGTTATTCGAGGAGAGAAAGAGGAAGATTCAGTCCTACTGCTTACTATTCCGGGGAAGTTGATCGCCTACAACTTAGTGCTTAAAACTGTTGAAGTAGTCCGCGAGTTGCCTGGTGAAATAG GTATTTCATGTGAAGATTTGTTCAAAAATGCTAGAAAACTAAATTTCAAATCTTAG
- the LOC104223318 gene encoding F-box protein At5g07610-like isoform X1 produces the protein MVEERHMHKRLAATAAVDVIAGNADLLSQILLHLPARSLIRFSPVCKLWFSIITSMQFRLSHSRTLAFSNTLTPSGIYFYNCLTNLQKVESLPLTANVTSLPPLQLVDHMAATLGDTLKDLQVKDTQVKITQSCNGLLMCVITCKTGVSNIRRGIVYNPANKGCHLLPTPYDNKYSEVVCYNLIVDPLEPPYYKAVRIKHVNTYSSNIEVSVYVPGSESWRSCCRFSRPFGMHFDSGVFWNGAIHWIGEYSFISFDVKSEEIAMKNMPARPQGDCTQKIRYFGEWGGHLHLIQVQSLHAKKFIVLELDKDTWRWSVKYRVHLARLISAFPEMVQQTSSGTQYAFSILSVIRGEKEEDSVLLLTIPGKLIAYNLVLKTVEVVRELPGEIGDTLRFNHASAYHYNESLIPVKK, from the coding sequence ATGGTAGAGGAGAGACACATGCATAAAAGACTTGCTGCTACTGCAGCGGTAGATGTCATTGCTGGAAATGCAGACCTTCTATCTCAGATTCTACTCCATTTGCCTGCAAGATCTCTCATCAGGTTCAGTCCAGTATGCAAACTTTGGTTCTCAATCATTACCAGTATGCAATTTAGGCTCAGTCATAGTCGTACTCTTGCATTTTCTAATACTCTAACCCCGTCTGGGATCTACTTTTACAATTGCCTAACCAATCTCCAAAAAGTTGAATCCCTTCCACTCACTGCTAATGTAACTAGCCTCCCTCCTCTTCAACTAGTTGACCACATGGCTGCAACATTAGGAGATACACTCAAGGATCTGCAAGTCAAGGATACGCAAGTCAAGATTACACAATCTTGCAATGGCCTGTTAATGTGTGTGATCACTTGCAAAACCGGTGTAAGTAATATCAGACGTGGTATTGTTTACAATCCTGCAAATAAAGGGTGTCATTTATTGCCTACACCCTATGATAACAAATATTCTGAAGTGGTCTGTTATAATCTGATAGTTGATCCTTTAGAACCACCATATTACAAAGCTGTGCGTATTAAGCATGTAAATACCTATTCTTCGAATATCGAAGTGAGTGTGTATGTGCCAGGGAGTGAGTCATGGAGATCTTGTTGTCGTTTCTCTCGACCCTTTGGTATGCACTTTGACAGTGGAGTGTTTTGGAATGGTGCAATTCATTGGATTGGTGAATACTCCTTCATTTCCTTTGATGTTAAATCAGAGGAAATTGCCATGAAAAATATGCCAGCAAGGCCTCAGGGAGATTGTACCCAAAAGATTAGGTATTTTGGGGAATGGGGCGGCCATTTGCATCTTATTCAGGTTCAAAGCCTACATGCCAAGAAATTTATTGTGCTTGAGTTAGACAAAGATACCTGGAGGTGGTCAGTAAAATATCGTGTTCATCTTGCTCGGTTAATTTCAGCATTTCCTGAGATGGTTCAGCAGACATCATCTGGCACACAATATGCATTTTCCATTTTGTCAGTTATTCGAGGAGAGAAAGAGGAAGATTCAGTCCTACTGCTTACTATTCCGGGGAAGTTGATCGCCTACAACTTAGTGCTTAAAACTGTTGAAGTAGTCCGCGAGTTGCCTGGTGAAATAGGTGATACTTTACGCTTTAATCATGCTAGCGCTTATCATTATAATGAAAGTTTGATTCCGGTTAAAAAGTGA